One genomic window of Elaeis guineensis isolate ETL-2024a chromosome 2, EG11, whole genome shotgun sequence includes the following:
- the LOC105041398 gene encoding protein GRAVITROPIC IN THE LIGHT 1, whose translation MDPTTTSPSMLARTFTKILRFGRASTISGHEGMESSKDDRPHKLKFSKSLEGYSSVLSEPHYGKGKEEQQQQQKLSNDKETMESLLSNLFARISAIKAAYAQLQFAQSPYDPDSIQSADQAVVTELRNLSELKHIYINNQYDIHPLIDSKSPLDAQVQEQRNLLKTYKITTRKLDSDLNFKESTILSLQAELLELDNQNKSLKAKLQPGRCSMSSLDDLHLSGLNSNHFLTVLQCAVKSIRSFVKLMVQEMEAARWDLDAAAAAIHPAVVLWKPEHRIFAFESYICQKIFSDFHHCDYSLSSLKDRTNWNQQQFFDEFVKLKSLKTKQVLDGKVAAASGLWNFCRAKYLRLVHQTMEVAFFGGLNHRSLVISGRGFPDSEFFLVFAEMARRVWLLHCMFFSFGMEMEASIFQVRRGCRLSEVYMENVVVGGAGVQPAVGFTVVPGFKLGKKVIQSKVYPLGGS comes from the coding sequence ATGGACCCCACAACGACGTCTCCTTCGATGCTGGCGAGGACCTTCACCAAGATCCTCCGCTTCGGCCGTGCCTCCACCATCTCTGGTCATGAAGGCATGGAATCTAGCAAAGATGACAGACCCCATAAACTCAAGTTCTCAAAAAGCCTGGAAGGATACTCTTCTGTTCTTTCTGAACCCCATTATGGCAAAGGCAAAGaggagcagcagcagcagcagaaaCTGAGCAATGACAAAGAAACCATGGAATCACTCCTTTCCAATCTGTTTGCTAGAATTTCAGCAATCAAAGCAGCATATGCCCAGCTTCAATTTGCCCAATCTCCATATGATCCAGACTCCATCCAATCTGCCGACCAGGCTGTGGTCACTGAGCTCAGGaacctctcggagttgaagcatATCTACATCAATAACCAGTATGATATCCATCCTCTCATTGACTCCAAGTCGCCACTCGACGCCCAGGTCCAGGAGCAGCGAAACCTTCTGAAGACCTACAAGATCACCACCAGAAAGCTCGATTCCGACCTCAACTTCAAGGAGTCCACGATTCTCTCCCTCCAAGCTGAGCTGCTGGAACTAGATAACCAGAACAAGTCCCTGAAGGCCAAGCTTCAACCTGGCCGCTGCTCGATGTCCAGCCTTGATGACCTCCATCTTTCTGGGCTGAACTCCAACCATTTCCTCACTGTGCTCCAGTGTGCAGTTAAATCAATCAGGTCCTTTGTCAAGCTAATGGTGCAAGAGATGGAGGCTGCCAGATGGGATCTTGACGCTGCTGCTGCAGCTATACACCCTGCTGTGGTACTGTGGAAGCCAGAGCATAGGATTTTCGCCTTCGAATCCTACATCTGTCAGAAGATATTCTCCGATTTCCACCATTGCGATTACAGCCTCAGCTCATTGAAGGATCGCACAAATTGGAACCAGCAGCAGTTCTTTGATGAGTTTGTCAAGCTCAAATCATTGAAGACAAAGCAAGTTCTTGATGGAAAGGTGGCAGCAGCATCAGGGTTGTGGAATTTCTGTAGGGCCAAGTATTTGAGGTTGGTGCACCAGACAATGGAGGTGGCCTTCTTTGGCGGTCTAAATCACAGGTCTCTTGTGATCTCTGGCCGGGGGTTTCCTGACTCAGAATTCTTCTTGGTGTTCGCCGAGATGGCGAGGCGGGTGTGGCTCTTGCACTGCATGTTCTTCTCATTCGGGATGGAGATGGAAGCATCCATCTTTCAGGTGAGGCGGGGGTGCCGGCTCTCCGAGGTGTACATGGAGAACGTGGTGGTGGGTGGTGCTGGTGTGCAGCCGGCGGTGGGCTTCACGGTGGTCCCGGGATTCAAGTTGGGGAAGAAGGTCATACAAAGCAAGGTCTATCCTTTGGGTGGAAGCTGA
- the LOC105041389 gene encoding LOW QUALITY PROTEIN: probable alpha,alpha-trehalose-phosphate synthase [UDP-forming] 7 (The sequence of the model RefSeq protein was modified relative to this genomic sequence to represent the inferred CDS: inserted 1 base in 1 codon) yields MMSRSYTNLLDLATGNFAALSVGGPGGSRRRMPRVMTMPGTLTELDDEDRAGSVSSDVPSSVAQDRIIIVANQLPVRAKRRPDGRGWCFSWDEDSLLLQLKDGLPDDMEVLYVGSLRVDVEGHEQDDVAQALLERFKCVPAFLPSDILEKFYHGFCKQQLWPLFHYMLPFSADHGGRFDRSLWESYVLANKLFSQKVIEILNPEDDYVWIHDYHLMALPTFLRRRFNRLRMGFFLHSPFPSSEIYRTLPVREEILKALLNCDLIGFHXFDYARHFLSCCSRMLGLEYQSKRGYIGLDYFGRTVGIKIMPVGVHMGQLQSVLRLPDKDWRVNELRQQFEGKTVLLGVDDMDIFKGINLKLLAFEHMLRLHPKWKGRAVLVQIANPARGRGRDLEEIQAEIQESCRRINEEFGNSEYSPVVFIDRPVSIVERIAFYTVAECVVVTAVRDGMNLTPYEYIVCRQGIAGSDPGSEADSPRKSMLVVSEFIGCSPSLSGAIRVNPWNIESTAEAMNEAVSLSDAEKQLRHEKHYRYVSTHDVAYWSRSFLQDMERTCKDHFKRRCWGIGLGFGFRVVALDPNFRKLNVDSIVMAYERAKNRAILLDYDGTVVPQMSINKTPSAEVIRIVNTLCADKKNVVFIVSGRGRHILGKWFSPCEKLGIAAEHGYFMRWTRDQEWEICCQSSDFGWMQLAEPVMKLYTETTDGSIIEPKESALVWHHQDADPGFGSAQAKELLDHLESVLANEPVLVKSGQFIVEVKPQGVSKGSVAEKILSSMVENGRQADFVLCIGDDRSDEDMFEGIAGIMTRNLVAPSTSLFACTVGQKPSKAKYYLDDPTDVINMLGALAEASGSSSSTEGIIEPSPSTENRADTSH; encoded by the exons ATGATGTCGAGATCGTACACGAATCTCCTGGATCTGGCGACCGGGAACTTCGCGGCGCTGAGCGTCGGCGGGCCGGGCGGTAGCCGGAGGCGGATGCCCCGGGTGATGACCATGCCAGGTACCCTCACCGAGCTCGACGACGAGGACCGCGCCGGCAGCGTCTCCTCCGACGTGCCCTCCTCTGTCGCCCAGGACCGGATCATCATCGTGGCGAACCAGCTCCCGGTCCGGGCCAAGCGGCGGCCGGACGGGCGTGGGTGGTGCTTCTCGTGGGACGAGGACTCCCTCCTCCTACAGCTCAAGGACGGCCTCCCGGACGATATGGAGGTCCTCTACGTGGGCTCCCTCCGCGTCGACGTCGAGGGCCACGAGCAGGACGACGTTGCGCAGGCCCTCCTCGAGCGCTTCAAGTGCGTCCCCGCCTTCCTCCCCTCCGACATCCTCGAGAAATTCTACCATGGCTTCTGCAAGCAGCAGCTCTGGCCACTCTTCCATTACATGCTTCCCTTCTCCGCCGACCATGGTGGCCGTTTCGACCGATCCCTCTGGGAATCGTATGTTCTCGCCAACAAGTTATTCTCGCAGAAGGTGATCGAGATTTTGAATCCGGAGGATGATTATGTTTGGATCCATGACTACCATCTCATGGCTCTGCCGACTTTCCTCCGGCGAAGGTTCAATCGGCTGAGAATGGGGTTCTTCCTTCACAGCCCGTTCCCTTCGTCGGAGATCTATCGGACGCTCCCCGTCCGCGAGGAGATTCTCAAGGCGCTGCTCAACTGTGACCTCATTGGCTTCC ACTTCGACTATGCCCGCCACTTCCTCTCCTGCTGCAGCCGAATGCTGGGGCTCGAGTACCAGTCGAAGCGGGGTTATATTGGGCTTGATTACTTCGGTCGCACTGTTGGCATTAAGATCATGCCGGTAGGCGTCCATATGGGCCAATTGCAGTCGGTGCTCCGGCTTCCCGATAAGGATTGGCGGGTGAATGAGCTCCGCCAGCAGTTTGAGGGAAAGACTGTGCTGCTGGGTGTCGACGACATGGACATTTTCAAGGGAATCAACCTCAAGCTGCTCGCTTTCGAGCACATGCTCCGGCTGCACCCTAAATGGAAGGGAAGGGCAGTTCTGGTCCAGATTGCCAACCCCGCCAGGGGAAGAGGACGAGATCTCGAGGAGATCCAGGCCGAGATACAGGAGAGCTGCAGGCGGATCAATGAGGAATTCGGGAATTCCGAGTACAGCCCGGTCGTGTTCATTGACCGCCCTGTGTCCATTGTCGAGAGGATTGCCTTCTACACTGTTGCAGAGTGTGTTGTGGTCACTGCGGTGAGAGATGGGATGAATCTCACACCTTATGAGTACATTGTCTGCAGGCAGGGGATTGCTGGTTCTGATCCTGGTTCAGAAGCTGACAGCCCGAGAAAGAGTATGCTTGTAGTCTCAGAGTTCATTGGATGCTCCCCATCATTAAGTGGTGCGATCCGGGTCAATCCATGGAACATAGAGTCGACAGCAGAGGCGATGAATGAGGCAGTTTCTCTTTCTGATGCAGAGAAGCAGCTGCGGCATGAGAAGCACTACCGGTACGTTAGCACCCATGATGTGGCCTATTGGTCAAGGAGCTTCTTGCAGGACATGGAGAGGACTTGCAAGGATCATTTCAAGAGGAGATGTTGGGGGATTGGTTTGGGATTTGGATTTCGTGTGGTAGCCCTCGACCCTAATTTCAGGAAGCTTAATGTGGATTCCATTGTAATGGCCTATGAGAGGGCGAAGAATAGGGCTATATTGCTGGATTATGATGGGACGGTGGTGCCTCAGATGTCCATTAACAAGACTCCAAGTGCGGAAGTTATTAGGATCGTCAATACTCTCTGTGCTGATAAGAAGAATGTAGTTTTCATTGTCAGCGGGAGAGGGAGGCATATTTTGGGGAAGTGGTTCTCACCATGCGAGAAGCTTGGGATTGCGGCAGAACATGGCTACTTTATGAG GTGGACTAGAGATCAAGAATGGGAAATTTGTTGCCAGAGCTCTGACTTTGGATGGATGCAGTTAGCAGAGCCGGTGATGAAGCTCTATACTGAAaccactgatggatccattattgaACCTAAAGAAAGTGCTTTGGTATGGCACCACCAAGATGCCGATCCAGGCTTTGGAtctgctcaagcaaaggaattgCTTGACCATCTAGAGAGTGTGCTTGCAAACGAGCCAGTCTTAGTGAAAAGCGGACAATTCATTGTTGAAGTGAAGCCTCAG GGAGTTAGCAAAGGCTCAGTGGCAGAGAAGATCCTATCATCAATGGTGGAGAATGGGAGACAAGCAGACTTTGTCTTGTGCATTGGTGATGACAGATCGGATGAGGACATGTTTGAAGGCATTGCTGGTATAATGACAAGGAACCTGGTCGCCCCCAGCACATCACTATTTGCTTGCACAGTGGGACAGAAGCCCAGCAAAGCCAAATATTATCTGGACGACCCTACTGATGTCATAAACATGCTTGGAGCACTCGCGGAAGCCTCTGGGTCATCCTCCTCCACTGAGGGGATAATCGAACCATCCCCATCTACTGAGAATAGAGCTGATACGTCCCATTGA